The following proteins are encoded in a genomic region of Cyclonatronum proteinivorum:
- a CDS encoding cupin domain-containing protein: MAEKPTADERDYILNLVSKHLNLSVMSYGQDFRSVVRIDKRPGMYGGRGVVYLLQMFDRRELVNNRIGCYMVLPQKGDESGLHQHGSRKEEELYVVMHGEGVYRDRAGEDGPVREKHITKGEITAVKHDGWHGVENTSETEPLILFVITTNEPN; this comes from the coding sequence ATGGCTGAAAAACCAACCGCAGATGAACGCGACTACATTCTGAATCTCGTCAGCAAGCACCTGAACCTGAGCGTGATGAGCTACGGGCAGGATTTCCGCTCGGTCGTGCGCATCGACAAGCGCCCAGGGATGTACGGCGGCAGGGGCGTCGTGTACCTGCTTCAGATGTTCGACCGCCGCGAGCTCGTCAACAACCGCATCGGCTGCTACATGGTGCTGCCCCAAAAAGGCGACGAAAGCGGCCTGCATCAGCACGGCAGCCGCAAAGAGGAGGAACTCTACGTAGTGATGCACGGCGAGGGCGTGTACCGCGACCGCGCCGGCGAGGACGGTCCCGTGCGGGAAAAACACATCACCAAAGGCGAAATCACCGCCGTAAAACACGACGGCTGGCACGGCGTCGAAAACACTTCCGAAACCGAACCGCTCATCCTGTTCGTCATCACAACCAACGAGCCGAACTAA
- the rpsI gene encoding 30S ribosomal protein S9, with translation MTQFQAIGRRKTSTARVYLRKGSGQIIVNGKEMADYFPQKANQNQVTLPLDVTGIEGEYDVKITVRGGGTTGQAGAVQLGIARAILEINEEHRPTLREHNLLTRDSRMVERKKYGQPKARKAFQFSKR, from the coding sequence ATGACACAATTTCAGGCAATAGGAAGAAGAAAAACCTCTACGGCGCGGGTTTACCTGCGCAAAGGCAGCGGTCAGATTATCGTAAACGGTAAGGAAATGGCCGATTACTTTCCGCAGAAAGCCAACCAGAATCAGGTAACACTTCCCCTTGATGTTACCGGTATTGAAGGCGAGTACGATGTTAAAATCACGGTTCGTGGCGGCGGTACAACCGGTCAGGCCGGTGCTGTACAATTAGGTATTGCCCGCGCAATCCTCGAAATCAATGAAGAGCATCGTCCGACCCTGCGTGAGCACAACCTGCTTACACGCGACAGCCGTATGGTTGAGCGTAAGAAGTACGGTCAGCCAAAAGCCCGGAAAGCATTCCAGTTTTCCAAGCGCTAA
- the tsf gene encoding translation elongation factor Ts → MSISAADVKKLRDVTGAGMMDCKKALAEANGDMDAAIEYLRKKGQKVAEKRADRDAKQGLIAVHLSEDGKKAAAVELNCETDFVARNEEFIQNATDFAKLAFDNNTASADDFKALPFGKATVATQLETLVGKIGEKIDVSRVELFTTEGQIVSYIHPGSQLAVLVDFDGEVKNPEVGKDVAMQVAAMSPIAATREEVDASLLEKEREIAIEQLINEGKPAEIAKKAAEGKIRRFYEERVLLEQKFVKDNSLSVAQYLKKEGEPSVKRFSRIQLGEN, encoded by the coding sequence ATGAGTATCTCAGCAGCAGATGTAAAAAAACTACGTGATGTCACAGGCGCCGGTATGATGGACTGTAAGAAAGCCCTTGCCGAAGCCAATGGTGATATGGACGCCGCTATCGAATACCTGCGTAAAAAAGGTCAGAAAGTAGCAGAGAAACGCGCTGACCGCGACGCCAAGCAGGGACTTATTGCGGTACACCTGAGCGAAGACGGCAAAAAAGCTGCCGCAGTTGAGCTTAACTGTGAAACAGACTTCGTGGCCCGCAATGAAGAATTCATTCAGAATGCAACAGACTTCGCCAAGCTGGCTTTTGACAACAACACGGCTTCAGCCGACGATTTCAAAGCCCTTCCGTTTGGCAAAGCTACCGTTGCAACACAGCTTGAAACCCTGGTAGGAAAGATTGGCGAGAAAATTGACGTCAGCCGTGTAGAGCTGTTTACAACCGAAGGTCAGATCGTGAGCTACATTCACCCAGGAAGTCAGCTTGCTGTGCTGGTTGATTTCGACGGTGAGGTCAAAAATCCGGAAGTTGGAAAAGACGTAGCCATGCAGGTTGCCGCCATGTCACCGATTGCTGCGACCCGCGAAGAAGTCGATGCTTCTCTGCTCGAAAAAGAGCGCGAAATTGCTATCGAACAGCTCATCAACGAAGGCAAGCCCGCTGAAATCGCCAAAAAAGCGGCCGAAGGCAAAATTCGTCGTTTCTACGAGGAGCGCGTACTGCTTGAGCAGAAGTTCGTAAAGGACAACAGCCTGAGCGTCGCACAGTACCTTAAGAAGGAAGGCGAGCCAAGCGTGAAGCGGTTCAGCCGCATTCAGCTCGGCGAGAACTAA
- a CDS encoding aspartate carbamoyltransferase catalytic subunit, translating to MSTESLHPDRVTNPAYQFGQEHLIGLADYSADDIRFVLQQAAYFREVLDRPVPKLPTLRDKTIVNLFYENSTRTRLSFELAQKRMGADVVNFSSSSSSVKKGESLKDTIRNIESMKIDMVVVRHESPGVPHFLRRCVDAAILNAGDGAHEHPTQALLDMFSMQQAGMPVKGLKVVIIGDILHSRVVRSNIIGLTKLGAEVTVCGPRTMMPLFVREMGVTVSHNLEECLAWCDVAMALRIQLERQEGGLFPSLREYHERFGIRMEHLERYPQFTVMHPGPINRGVELESDVADSERAIILNQVTNGLAIRMAVLYLLSGRREL from the coding sequence CAGTTCGGGCAGGAACACCTCATCGGGCTCGCCGACTACTCCGCCGATGACATCCGCTTTGTGCTGCAACAGGCTGCCTACTTCCGCGAAGTCCTCGACCGGCCCGTACCCAAACTGCCAACCCTTCGCGATAAAACCATCGTCAACCTTTTCTACGAAAACAGCACCCGCACCCGCCTCTCCTTCGAGCTCGCGCAGAAACGCATGGGCGCAGATGTGGTCAATTTCAGCAGCAGCTCTTCGAGTGTTAAAAAGGGGGAGTCGCTCAAAGATACCATACGCAACATCGAGTCCATGAAAATTGATATGGTCGTGGTGCGGCACGAGAGTCCCGGCGTGCCGCATTTCCTCAGGCGCTGCGTGGATGCCGCCATCCTGAATGCCGGTGACGGCGCACATGAGCACCCGACACAGGCCCTGCTCGATATGTTCTCCATGCAACAGGCCGGGATGCCCGTTAAAGGACTTAAGGTGGTCATTATCGGAGATATTCTGCACAGCCGGGTCGTTCGCTCGAATATTATCGGGCTGACCAAGCTGGGCGCCGAAGTTACCGTATGCGGCCCGCGCACCATGATGCCGCTTTTCGTGCGCGAAATGGGCGTCACTGTCTCGCACAATCTGGAAGAGTGCCTCGCCTGGTGCGATGTCGCCATGGCACTGCGCATTCAGCTTGAACGGCAGGAAGGCGGACTGTTCCCGAGCCTGCGCGAGTATCACGAGCGCTTCGGCATCCGCATGGAGCACCTCGAACGCTACCCGCAGTTTACCGTTATGCACCCCGGCCCGATCAACCGCGGCGTCGAGCTCGAAAGCGACGTCGCTGACAGCGAGCGCGCCATCATTCTCAATCAGGTCACCAACGGCCTCGCCATCCGCATGGCGGTACTCTACCTGCTCAGCGGTCGCCGCGAGCTTTAA
- the rplM gene encoding 50S ribosomal protein L13, translated as MKSPYFKTYSAKPADIEKKWILVDAEGEVLGRLASKVAAILRGKHKPEFTPHMDTGDYVIVINAEKIRLTGNKMTDKQYFSYSGYPGGERFTTPAELLEKKPAEVVRKAVKGMLPKNALGREILRNLRVYAGPVHQHTAQKPEKVTL; from the coding sequence ATGAAAAGCCCATATTTCAAAACATACTCTGCCAAGCCGGCTGATATTGAGAAAAAGTGGATTTTGGTTGATGCGGAAGGTGAAGTATTAGGTCGTCTTGCCAGTAAGGTAGCGGCTATTCTTCGCGGTAAGCACAAGCCCGAATTTACCCCTCATATGGATACCGGAGATTACGTGATCGTAATCAATGCCGAGAAAATCCGCCTCACCGGCAACAAAATGACCGATAAGCAATACTTCAGCTATTCCGGATACCCGGGTGGCGAGCGCTTTACTACACCTGCTGAGCTGCTTGAGAAAAAGCCTGCAGAAGTTGTTCGTAAAGCGGTTAAAGGCATGTTGCCCAAAAACGCACTCGGTCGTGAAATCCTCAGAAACCTGCGTGTGTACGCCGGTCCTGTGCATCAGCATACTGCTCAAAAACCGGAAAAAGTAACACTCTGA
- a CDS encoding M1 family metallopeptidase, whose product MTLRYCFPAMALFITLCMFLITPVQAQNAAWQQTTHYQMDIRMNVETNRFTGTQRVEYHNASPDTLNRFFYHLYYNAFQPGSMMDTRSRTIIDPDGRVRDRIYHLNEDEIGFQDVRSLTQNGQPVTFEVSETVLSVNLAEPILPGETAVFEMQFEAQVPLQIRRTGRDNREGIRYSMSQWYPRVAAYDQDGWHTAPYVAREFHGNFGDFDVRITIDRNYTLGATGYLQNPQQVGHGYEDPELPLELPEGDELTWHFFAPQVIDFFWGAHDEFVHVIHEEEGSPRIHMLYVERPETRFWDMLGEFTAEAFRFMNEYIGPYPYEQFTIIQGGDGGMEYPMGTLITGHRPLWSLVGVTVHELIHMWYQSTLATNESLYHWMDEGFTVYMSDIVMSHLFQLQGNPHASTYNAYLRIVHDGLEEYMGQHADRYDSNAAYVTASYRKGSLILHQLEYIIGRDAMKRTMQRFYREFIMRHPTPVDFQRIAEQESGMQLRWYFDEMLYSTRTIDLAIDRVRNSGGDTTIRLSRNGIFLMPVDLLLTYADGSQELIYIPTQQQLGIKAHEDPELPRTVLDPWPWTHPTYEFTLEGRPALVTAAEIDPSNRLADVNRLNIRWPFPLELNTFQVPEADWNTYQAGVRPALWYGEKAGIRLGARLSGRYLFNTKALDAEFWLTSGTLDDFSASNLDADYRLAWRDRLPLLGPDSWWQAETGRFYGVHHQRIAVERRLGRFGRLEPVRRVIGFDVFHLNKDANRQIDPLSAQWERGSLIGAGLTFTQGDIAETGIQLRAETSTFYGERAAQQVQLHAGYTWFSSDFRYRVRFGMQVAGGSTQMAQQQRYNLGSGTAIERWQNRTFTAVANIDTGFFEDARLSFDSGNALSGYSLHAPFRSGLTGNNMLAFSIWQSFRPFLRGNQRAFELEFFSGTGFAWDGSFATDFSMPSASDPWLASAGAGLVYDFSERPRSARWTGQSALLSGLRVSLRSPFYLHQPTEGDEFEFTSRWMIGIGKAF is encoded by the coding sequence ATGACGCTTCGGTACTGTTTCCCCGCGATGGCCCTGTTCATCACCCTATGCATGTTTCTGATTACGCCTGTTCAGGCACAAAACGCAGCCTGGCAGCAAACGACCCACTATCAAATGGATATCCGCATGAATGTGGAAACCAACCGCTTCACGGGCACGCAGCGGGTCGAATATCACAACGCCTCTCCCGATACGCTCAACCGCTTTTTTTACCATCTCTACTACAATGCCTTTCAGCCCGGCAGCATGATGGATACCCGCTCGCGTACCATCATCGATCCGGACGGACGGGTTCGGGACCGCATTTATCATCTTAATGAAGATGAAATTGGTTTTCAGGATGTGCGCAGCCTCACCCAAAACGGACAGCCGGTCACTTTTGAAGTAAGTGAGACCGTCCTCAGCGTAAACCTCGCTGAACCCATTTTGCCGGGCGAAACAGCCGTTTTCGAGATGCAGTTTGAAGCACAGGTGCCGCTACAGATTCGTCGTACCGGCCGCGATAACCGCGAAGGCATCCGCTACTCCATGTCGCAGTGGTACCCGCGGGTGGCGGCCTACGATCAGGATGGCTGGCATACCGCGCCCTATGTTGCGCGGGAGTTCCACGGCAACTTTGGCGATTTCGATGTGCGCATCACCATCGACCGCAATTACACCCTGGGCGCGACCGGTTACCTGCAGAACCCGCAGCAGGTCGGGCACGGCTACGAAGACCCGGAGCTGCCGCTCGAACTTCCGGAAGGCGACGAGCTGACCTGGCACTTCTTTGCCCCGCAGGTGATTGATTTCTTCTGGGGTGCACACGATGAGTTTGTGCACGTCATCCACGAAGAAGAAGGCTCGCCCCGCATCCACATGCTGTATGTAGAGCGTCCCGAAACCCGCTTCTGGGATATGCTCGGGGAATTTACCGCCGAAGCCTTCCGCTTCATGAATGAATACATCGGCCCATACCCCTACGAGCAGTTCACCATCATTCAGGGCGGCGACGGCGGCATGGAGTACCCGATGGGAACCCTGATCACTGGTCACCGTCCCCTGTGGAGCCTGGTCGGGGTTACGGTGCATGAGCTCATCCACATGTGGTACCAAAGCACGCTGGCCACCAACGAGAGCCTCTACCACTGGATGGACGAAGGATTCACCGTTTATATGAGTGATATTGTGATGTCGCATCTGTTCCAGCTTCAGGGCAATCCGCACGCGTCTACCTACAACGCCTACCTGCGTATAGTGCATGACGGTCTTGAAGAATACATGGGGCAGCATGCCGACCGCTACGACTCCAACGCCGCCTACGTGACGGCCTCCTACCGCAAAGGGTCGCTCATTCTGCATCAGCTCGAATACATCATCGGGCGCGACGCCATGAAGCGCACCATGCAGCGCTTCTACCGCGAATTTATCATGCGGCACCCTACGCCCGTCGATTTCCAGCGCATTGCCGAGCAGGAAAGCGGCATGCAGCTGCGCTGGTATTTTGATGAAATGCTTTATTCCACGAGAACCATCGATCTCGCCATCGACCGGGTGCGCAATTCCGGCGGGGATACGACCATCCGGCTTTCGCGGAACGGCATATTTCTGATGCCCGTCGACCTCTTGCTCACCTACGCCGACGGCTCGCAGGAGCTGATTTACATCCCCACACAGCAGCAGCTCGGTATCAAAGCACACGAAGATCCGGAACTGCCCCGCACCGTGCTTGATCCCTGGCCGTGGACCCATCCTACCTACGAATTTACGCTGGAAGGACGCCCTGCGCTGGTCACCGCCGCGGAAATTGACCCGAGCAACCGGCTCGCGGATGTCAACCGACTCAACATCCGCTGGCCGTTTCCGCTCGAACTAAACACGTTTCAGGTGCCCGAAGCCGACTGGAACACCTATCAGGCGGGCGTACGGCCTGCGCTCTGGTACGGCGAAAAGGCCGGGATACGTCTTGGCGCGCGGCTCAGCGGTCGCTACCTCTTCAACACCAAAGCCCTCGATGCCGAATTCTGGCTGACCTCCGGCACCCTCGATGATTTTTCCGCCTCAAACCTCGACGCGGACTACCGCCTCGCCTGGCGCGACCGGCTGCCGCTGCTCGGTCCCGACAGCTGGTGGCAGGCCGAAACCGGTCGCTTTTACGGGGTGCACCATCAGCGCATTGCCGTTGAGCGACGTCTCGGCCGTTTTGGAAGGCTGGAACCCGTACGGCGTGTAATCGGCTTCGACGTCTTCCACCTCAACAAAGACGCCAACCGGCAGATTGATCCGCTGTCTGCGCAGTGGGAGCGCGGCAGCCTGATTGGCGCCGGCCTCACCTTCACACAGGGTGATATTGCCGAGACCGGCATTCAGCTGCGGGCCGAAACATCGACCTTTTACGGCGAGCGCGCCGCACAGCAGGTACAGCTGCATGCCGGCTACACCTGGTTCAGCAGCGACTTCCGGTACCGCGTCCGTTTCGGGATGCAGGTCGCCGGCGGCTCCACGCAGATGGCGCAGCAGCAGCGCTACAACCTCGGCAGCGGTACCGCCATCGAGCGCTGGCAAAACCGCACCTTCACCGCCGTAGCCAACATCGACACCGGCTTTTTCGAAGATGCGCGCCTCAGCTTCGACAGCGGCAACGCGCTCTCCGGCTACAGCCTGCACGCGCCCTTCCGCAGCGGTCTCACGGGTAACAACATGCTCGCCTTCTCCATCTGGCAGAGCTTCCGCCCCTTCCTGCGCGGCAATCAGCGGGCCTTCGAGCTGGAGTTCTTCAGCGGCACCGGCTTCGCCTGGGACGGCAGCTTTGCAACCGATTTCAGTATGCCCTCGGCCTCAGATCCGTGGCTGGCGTCCGCCGGCGCCGGGCTCGTGTACGACTTCAGCGAGCGCCCCCGCTCCGCCCGCTGGACCGGCCAAAGCGCGCTTCTTAGCGGCCTGCGCGTCTCCCTGCGCAGCCCCTTCTACCTCCATCAGCCCACCGAAGGCGACGAATTCGAGTTCACCTCCCGCTGGATGATCGGCATCGGCAAGGCATTCTGA
- the rpsB gene encoding 30S ribosomal protein S2 codes for MAQAASLEELLKSGAHFGHLTRRWNPKMKEFIFMQRNGIHILDLNKSRALLQEALDEIGKVARSGKKILFVGTKKQAQEIVKEEALRAGQPYVTHRWLGGMLTNFSTVRKSISRMEEIAAMQKDGTYENLVKKERLMLDREKIKLEQVLAGIANMNRMPGAIFVVDIVKEEIAINEARKLNIPIFALVDTNCDPDVPDYIIPCNDDAAKAIQLVASNIADAIIEGNAERDALEEEQLVLEASAASEEAAAELEAAGEGESTEAPRRRRRRRGGDN; via the coding sequence ATGGCACAAGCAGCATCTTTAGAAGAGCTTCTGAAATCCGGAGCTCACTTTGGTCACCTGACCCGTCGCTGGAATCCGAAGATGAAAGAGTTCATCTTCATGCAGCGTAACGGCATCCATATCCTTGATCTCAACAAATCCCGCGCCCTGCTTCAGGAAGCGCTCGATGAGATTGGTAAAGTTGCCCGTTCCGGCAAGAAAATCTTATTTGTGGGCACCAAGAAACAGGCTCAGGAAATCGTGAAGGAAGAAGCCCTTCGCGCAGGTCAGCCTTATGTAACCCACCGCTGGCTCGGTGGTATGCTCACCAACTTTTCTACCGTTCGCAAGAGCATCAGCCGTATGGAAGAAATTGCGGCTATGCAGAAAGACGGTACCTATGAAAACCTGGTCAAAAAAGAGCGTCTTATGCTCGACCGGGAGAAAATCAAGCTTGAGCAGGTACTCGCAGGTATTGCGAACATGAACCGTATGCCCGGCGCCATTTTTGTGGTCGATATTGTTAAGGAAGAGATTGCGATAAACGAAGCACGCAAGCTCAATATCCCGATTTTTGCACTGGTGGATACCAATTGCGACCCTGATGTGCCCGATTACATCATCCCATGTAATGACGATGCTGCCAAAGCGATTCAGCTGGTTGCCTCCAATATTGCAGATGCTATCATTGAAGGCAATGCTGAGCGTGATGCCCTTGAAGAAGAGCAGCTTGTACTTGAAGCTTCTGCCGCTTCTGAAGAAGCCGCTGCGGAGCTCGAAGCAGCCGGTGAAGGGGAAAGCACAGAAGCACCCCGCCGTCGCCGTCGCCGCCGTGGTGGCGATAACTAA